A single Pyxicephalus adspersus chromosome 8, UCB_Pads_2.0, whole genome shotgun sequence DNA region contains:
- the BHLHE40 gene encoding class E basic helix-loop-helix protein 40, with amino-acid sequence MERVPSSQPTPPCLDRSLSGMEFSHMYPVFKSRKGMKRCDDGKDTYKLPHRLIEKKRRDRINECISQLKDLLPEHLKLTTLGHLEKAVVLELTLKHVQSLSNLIEQQQQQILNLQNGCSSEGNRSSEEEMFRSGFQLCAEEALRFLKGGEKRELVAHLHRVASDLNQGIAAVTKLNEKPSPKAQATNCVPVIRRAAPVSSGEQSGTDTDTDSGYGGEADKVEGAQEQGAALKEEKSPPMALNRIIKQEQEEIPKKRPRMEVTEGESGFSNSDLPMMGPYPNHPSFCLPFYFIPPSASAYLPMLEKCWYPGSMPMLYPNLAQSGLLGQDRMPPVHSPPSIPAMDSSPLLQALKQVPAVGADAKD; translated from the exons ATGGAGAGAGTGCCCAGCAGCCAGCCTACACCACCCTGTCTGGACAGATCCTTGTCTGG AATGGAATTTTCCCACATGTACCCGGTGTTCAAATCCCGGAAAGGAATGAAGAGGTGTGACGATGGCAAG GACACGTACAAGCTGCCTCACCGTCTTATCGAGAAGAAGCGCAGAGATCGGATCAATGAATGCATATCTCAGCTGAAAGATTTGCTGCCGGAGCACCTTAAACTGACA ACGCTCGGACATCTGGAGAAAGCCGTCGTTTTGGAGCTGACGCTGAAACACGTCCAATCCTTGTCCAACCTGatagagcagcagcagcagcagatcCTGAACCTGCAGAACG GTTGCTCCTCGGAGGGTAACAGATCTTCAGAGGAGGAAATGTTTCGTTCGGGGTTCCAGCTCTGCGCAGAGGAGGCCCTGAGGTTCCTAAAAGGCGGAGAGAAACGCGAACTGGTGGCCCACCTTCACAGAGTGGCTTCCGACCTCAACCAGGGCATTGCCGCCGTCACTAAACTCAACGAAAAGCCCAGCCCCAAAGCCCAAGCCACCAACTGCGTCCCGGTGATCCGGAGAGCTGCCCCTGTCAGCTCCGGAGAACAGAGCGGTACAGACACAGACACTGACAGCGGGTACGGAGGGGAGGCGGACAAGGTCGAGGGGGCACAAGAACAAGGAGCTGCCCTGAAGGAAGAGAAATCCCCCCCTATGGCCCTGAATAGGATTATCAAACAGGAACAAGAGGAGATTCCAAAAAAGAGGCCAAGGATGGAGGTCACGGAAGGGGAGAGCGGGTTCAGCAACAGTGACCTGCCCATGATGGGACCTTACCCCAACCACCCATCTTTTTGCCTTCCCTTTTATTTCATCCCCCCCTCTGCCTCCGCCTATTTGCCTATGCTGGAAAAATGTTGGTACCCCGGGTCTATGCCCATGCTTTATCCCAATTTGGCACAATCCGGTCTTCTGGGCCAAGACAGGATGCCACCGGTTCACTCCCCACCATCCATACCAGCCATGGACTCCTCGCCCCTCCTACAGGCCCTTAAACAGGTGCCAGCGGTGGGTGCTGATGCCAAGGACTGA